From the genome of Naumannella halotolerans, one region includes:
- the hrcA gene encoding heat-inducible transcriptional repressor HrcA, protein MMEDRKLDVLRAIVTDYVSSHEPVGSKALVDRHNLGVSSATVRNDMAVLEEEGYITQPHTSAGRIPTDKGYRFFVDRIASIKPLSPAEARAIKAFMSGAVDLDDIVSRTVRLLAQVTHQVAIVQYPIVSSATVRHVELVSVTEGRALLVLINSSGRIEQRTVDVGRADEDDLADLRDRLNTELVGQRLRRAGGLLPEVVAQVPDVLQPLARTVAVTLAEMLDEEVATRVAVGGVPNLTSFGAGFDGIRPILEALEEQVVLLKLLGEAHDDTLTVRIGAENPYQQLSTTSVIASSYGNSEDVRASLGVVGPTRMDYPSTMASVRAVARYVGRFLSES, encoded by the coding sequence ATGATGGAGGACCGCAAACTCGATGTGTTGCGTGCCATCGTCACCGACTACGTCTCCAGCCACGAACCGGTCGGTTCGAAGGCACTGGTCGATCGGCACAACCTCGGTGTCTCCTCGGCCACGGTCCGCAACGACATGGCCGTGCTGGAGGAGGAGGGTTACATCACCCAGCCCCACACCAGCGCCGGCCGGATCCCGACCGACAAGGGCTACCGGTTCTTCGTCGACCGGATCGCCTCGATCAAGCCGCTGTCACCGGCCGAGGCGCGGGCGATCAAGGCCTTCATGTCCGGTGCGGTGGACCTGGACGACATCGTCTCCAGGACGGTACGGCTGCTCGCCCAGGTGACCCATCAGGTGGCCATCGTGCAGTACCCGATCGTCTCCTCGGCCACGGTCCGCCACGTCGAGCTCGTCTCGGTCACCGAGGGGAGGGCGTTGTTGGTGCTGATCAACTCCTCGGGCCGGATCGAACAGCGGACGGTGGATGTCGGTCGGGCCGATGAGGACGATCTGGCCGATCTCCGGGACCGGCTGAACACCGAGCTGGTGGGTCAACGGTTGCGACGGGCGGGTGGACTGCTGCCTGAGGTCGTCGCGCAGGTGCCGGACGTGCTGCAACCGCTGGCCCGGACCGTCGCCGTCACCTTGGCCGAGATGCTGGACGAGGAGGTCGCCACCCGGGTCGCCGTCGGTGGGGTGCCGAACCTGACCAGTTTCGGTGCCGGATTCGACGGCATCCGGCCGATCCTGGAGGCGCTGGAGGAACAAGTCGTGCTGCTGAAGTTGTTGGGTGAGGCGCACGACGACACCCTGACCGTCCGCATCGGCGCGGAGAACCCTTATCAACAGCTCAGTACGACCTCGGTGATCGCCAGCAGTTACGGCAATTCCGAGGATGTCCGAGCCAGCCTGGGGGTGGTCGGTCCGACCCGGATGGACTACCCCTCGACCATGGCATCGGTCCGGGCGGTGGCGCGTTACGTCGGCCGCTTCCTGTCCGAGAGCTGA
- a CDS encoding MBL fold metallo-hydrolase, which yields MPEPSSPDPSAANPPPTHLQWQERAPGILVAVAEPDTVNLVLVLPGQDSVTDTTPGALLIDTGSTPEQGRQVRADVVALTGADPAHVVITHGHRDHWFGLAAFEQIPSHGHASLRERLATEELHADRQTLGLRAADVVLPTQLMYLARGLDLGGRRVEIVHLGPGHTDGDLIVVVPDANTLIAGDLLESSDLPQVGPDTDLTSWPTTLDGVIGVLDADSLVIPGHGPPMTRDDALRQRAELAAVVGEARALIERGVSETEALSEGNWPWPLELMEAPISHAYAELRARGLVPRAQLPIVIERRRR from the coding sequence GTGCCCGAACCGTCATCGCCCGACCCGTCGGCGGCGAACCCGCCACCGACGCATCTGCAGTGGCAGGAACGGGCTCCGGGCATCCTGGTCGCGGTGGCCGAGCCGGACACGGTGAACCTGGTGCTGGTCCTGCCCGGACAGGACTCGGTCACCGACACCACCCCTGGTGCACTGCTGATCGACACCGGGTCGACCCCGGAGCAGGGACGGCAGGTACGTGCCGACGTCGTCGCCCTGACCGGCGCCGACCCCGCGCATGTGGTGATCACCCACGGCCACCGCGACCACTGGTTCGGGCTGGCCGCCTTCGAGCAGATCCCCAGCCACGGACATGCCAGTCTGCGCGAACGCCTGGCGACCGAGGAACTCCACGCCGATCGGCAGACCCTGGGCCTGCGCGCGGCCGATGTCGTCCTGCCGACCCAGCTGATGTACCTGGCCCGGGGGCTGGACCTCGGCGGCCGTCGGGTGGAGATCGTCCATCTCGGCCCCGGCCACACCGACGGTGACCTGATCGTCGTCGTACCGGATGCGAACACACTGATCGCCGGCGACCTGCTGGAGAGTTCCGACCTGCCGCAGGTCGGGCCGGACACCGATCTGACCAGTTGGCCCACCACCTTGGACGGGGTGATCGGGGTGCTCGACGCCGACAGCCTGGTGATCCCCGGGCATGGGCCGCCGATGACCCGTGACGATGCCCTTCGGCAGCGGGCCGAGTTGGCAGCCGTGGTCGGTGAGGCCCGGGCCCTGATCGAGCGCGGTGTCAGCGAGACCGAGGCGCTGTCGGAGGGGAACTGGCCGTGGCCGCTGGAGCTGATGGAGGCACCGATCAGCCATGCCTATGCCGAACTGCGGGCGCGCGGGCTGGTTCCCCGGGCGCAGCTGCCGATCGTGATCGAGCGTCGGCGCCGCTGA
- a CDS encoding inositol monophosphatase family protein, with product MPDLTLPNDASTEGILHLMQQVAEKFITPRFRQLQSDEVFEKGPGDLVTVADRESEAALTEALQQLAPDALIVGEEAVAADPGLLEQLAGADHAYLVDPLDGTKNFVRGSDDHAVLVAELRDSEAVRGWIWQPQHGLALTAEQGRGVLRNGEPVGPSAPHHPPVLASSSARRLESPDYRLVWARGCCGVDYPDLVDGTFDLLAYAHPKPWDHAAGVLMARELGGDGRYLDGEPYRAGRPAPRGNPLTVSAHPALLGLLAGHR from the coding sequence GTGCCGGATCTGACGTTGCCGAATGACGCCTCCACCGAGGGCATCCTCCACCTGATGCAGCAGGTCGCCGAGAAGTTCATCACTCCCCGGTTCCGACAGTTGCAGTCCGACGAGGTCTTCGAGAAGGGCCCGGGGGATCTGGTCACCGTGGCCGACCGGGAATCGGAGGCAGCACTCACCGAGGCACTGCAACAGCTCGCCCCCGATGCGCTGATCGTCGGCGAGGAGGCGGTGGCGGCCGATCCCGGGTTGTTGGAGCAGCTGGCCGGGGCCGACCACGCGTACCTCGTCGACCCGCTGGACGGCACCAAGAACTTCGTCCGCGGATCCGACGATCATGCCGTCCTGGTGGCCGAGCTGCGCGACTCCGAGGCGGTCCGGGGCTGGATCTGGCAACCCCAGCACGGACTGGCGCTGACCGCCGAACAGGGCCGCGGGGTGCTTCGCAACGGTGAACCGGTCGGCCCGAGTGCCCCGCACCATCCGCCGGTGCTGGCCAGTTCCTCGGCCAGACGGCTGGAGAGTCCGGACTACCGGCTCGTCTGGGCGCGCGGTTGCTGTGGCGTGGACTATCCCGACCTGGTCGACGGCACCTTCGACCTGTTGGCCTATGCCCATCCGAAACCCTGGGACCATGCGGCTGGGGTGCTGATGGCGCGCGAACTCGGCGGCGACGGCCGTTACCTCGACGGTGAGCCGTACCGTGCCGGACGACCGGCCCCGCGCGGCAACCCGCTGACGGTCTCGGCGCATCCGGCTCTGCTCGGGCTCCTCGCCGGGCACCGCTGA
- a CDS encoding DUF1304 domain-containing protein has translation MATLLLVLAALSLTLAAAIHVFIFYLESIAWTGPRAASTFGLTGEQAEQTRQLAFNQGFYNLFLALLIILGLVLQSPTLAAAGALVMVGAGAVLILSDATKLRAGLIQSGPPALGLVLLALAIATGSGPSLGVG, from the coding sequence ATGGCCACGCTCCTGCTGGTGCTCGCCGCGCTGTCCCTGACACTGGCGGCGGCGATCCACGTCTTCATCTTCTATCTCGAATCGATCGCCTGGACCGGTCCCCGGGCCGCGTCGACCTTCGGACTCACCGGTGAACAGGCCGAACAGACCCGGCAACTGGCGTTCAACCAGGGTTTCTACAACCTGTTCCTGGCGCTGTTGATCATCCTCGGGTTGGTCCTGCAGTCACCGACGCTGGCTGCCGCCGGTGCCTTGGTGATGGTCGGCGCCGGTGCGGTGCTGATCCTCTCCGATGCGACGAAACTGCGTGCCGGGCTGATCCAGTCCGGGCCCCCGGCCCTCGGCCTGGTGCTGCTGGCCCTCGCGATCGCCACCGGTTCGGGGCCGTCACTGGGAGTCGGCTGA
- a CDS encoding DUF3097 domain-containing protein encodes MPSPFDRYGADVLSPQAKAARKPVVTELPLALDLVLEDPSSGFVGAVIRWENGLVVLEDRRGKRRSFPIGPGFWVDGKPVTVVMPKRKAAGAERTRSGSRAGTPTAAKVALPSRIFVEGKHDAELVEKIWGDDLRHVGVVVEFLNGIDDLPAIVDDFAPRPGRRLGVLVDHLLPGTKEWRIVEQVNAGRYGEYTFVTGHRFIDIWEAIRPERIGRAAWPQVPKGQDWKTGVCKQLGWPHASGADIGKVWSSLLGRVRSWDDLDTRLLTEVEKLIDFVTADHPQ; translated from the coding sequence GTGCCTTCCCCATTCGACCGTTACGGCGCCGATGTCCTGAGCCCGCAGGCCAAGGCAGCCCGCAAACCCGTGGTGACCGAGCTCCCGCTCGCCCTGGACCTGGTGCTGGAGGACCCGTCGTCGGGGTTCGTCGGTGCGGTGATCCGCTGGGAGAACGGTCTGGTGGTGCTGGAGGACCGGCGCGGCAAACGCCGTAGCTTCCCGATCGGTCCGGGTTTCTGGGTCGACGGCAAACCGGTCACGGTGGTGATGCCGAAACGGAAGGCGGCCGGCGCCGAACGTACCCGCAGCGGTTCCCGGGCGGGTACGCCGACCGCAGCCAAGGTGGCCCTGCCCAGCCGGATCTTCGTCGAGGGCAAACACGATGCCGAACTGGTGGAGAAGATCTGGGGTGACGACCTGCGCCATGTCGGGGTGGTGGTCGAATTCCTGAACGGGATCGACGACCTGCCGGCGATCGTCGACGACTTCGCTCCGCGTCCGGGGCGCCGGCTCGGGGTGCTGGTCGACCACCTGCTGCCGGGTACGAAGGAGTGGCGGATCGTCGAGCAGGTCAATGCCGGCCGGTACGGGGAGTACACCTTCGTCACCGGACATCGCTTCATCGACATCTGGGAGGCCATCCGGCCCGAACGGATCGGCCGGGCCGCCTGGCCCCAGGTGCCCAAGGGGCAGGACTGGAAGACCGGCGTCTGCAAGCAGCTGGGCTGGCCGCATGCCAGCGGAGCCGACATCGGCAAGGTGTGGTCGAGTCTGCTCGGCCGGGTACGGTCCTGGGACGATCTGGACACCCGGTTGCTGACCGAGGTGGAGAAGCTGATCGACTTCGTCACCGCCGACCACCCGCAGTGA
- the hemW gene encoding radical SAM family heme chaperone HemW: MPSTFPPGEPSPVDGQLPPAALAGLGKRPFGIYLHVPFCRTRCGYCDFNTYTAAELGSEPGASRDTYIDAAIAELDLAVTVLGERPQVESIFVGGGTPTLLPAADLARFVQAVGDRFPIAPGAEVTTESNPESVTEADLEVLAAGGFTRVSFGMQSAVSHVLQVLDRTHTPDRPQQMVAAARRAGIDQVSLDLIYGTPSESLEDWSRSLAAALSAEPDHISAYALIVEEGTALAAQVRRGIVPMPDDDDLADKYLLAERELTAAGYRAYEISNWAIDERARCRHNLGYWRGDDWWGIGPGAHSHVGGVRWWNVKHPRAYAARLDGGRSPAFEREVLTRAERHTERVLLELRTSDGLPLDVLNDRGRRAVPELTRRGLLREEQQRLLLTLDGRLLADAVTRELVD; this comes from the coding sequence ATGCCGTCCACGTTTCCGCCCGGTGAGCCCAGTCCGGTCGACGGGCAGTTGCCGCCCGCTGCGCTGGCCGGGCTCGGGAAGCGCCCGTTCGGCATCTACCTGCATGTGCCGTTCTGCCGTACCCGCTGTGGATACTGCGATTTCAACACCTACACCGCCGCCGAGCTGGGCTCGGAGCCGGGAGCCAGCCGGGACACCTACATCGACGCCGCGATCGCCGAGCTCGACCTGGCCGTGACCGTCCTCGGTGAGCGCCCGCAGGTCGAATCGATCTTCGTCGGCGGGGGTACGCCGACGCTGCTGCCGGCAGCGGATCTGGCCCGCTTCGTGCAGGCGGTCGGTGATCGTTTCCCGATCGCGCCCGGAGCCGAGGTGACCACGGAGTCCAACCCGGAGTCGGTCACCGAGGCCGATCTGGAGGTACTGGCCGCCGGTGGTTTCACCCGCGTGTCGTTCGGTATGCAATCGGCGGTCTCCCATGTGCTGCAGGTGTTGGATCGCACCCACACCCCGGACCGGCCGCAGCAGATGGTGGCCGCGGCACGCCGCGCCGGGATCGATCAGGTCAGCCTGGACCTGATCTACGGCACGCCCTCGGAGAGCCTGGAGGACTGGTCGCGATCGTTGGCTGCGGCACTGTCGGCCGAACCTGATCACATCAGCGCCTATGCCCTGATCGTGGAGGAGGGGACGGCCCTGGCCGCACAGGTGCGTCGCGGGATCGTACCGATGCCGGACGATGATGATCTTGCCGACAAGTACCTGCTGGCCGAGCGGGAACTCACCGCAGCCGGCTACCGCGCCTACGAGATCTCCAACTGGGCGATCGACGAGCGGGCCCGCTGCCGGCACAACCTCGGCTACTGGCGCGGCGACGACTGGTGGGGGATCGGGCCCGGTGCGCACAGCCATGTCGGCGGAGTCCGCTGGTGGAACGTGAAGCATCCCCGGGCCTATGCCGCCCGGCTGGACGGCGGTCGCTCGCCGGCCTTCGAGCGCGAGGTGCTCACCCGCGCCGAACGGCACACCGAACGGGTGCTGCTGGAGTTGCGTACCTCCGACGGGCTGCCGCTGGACGTGCTCAACGACCGCGGTCGCCGGGCCGTACCCGAACTCACCCGACGGGGGTTGCTGCGGGAGGAGCAGCAGCGACTGCTGCTGACCCTGGACGGCCGGTTGCTCGCCGATGCCGTGACCCGCGAGCTGGTCGACTGA
- a CDS encoding S-methyl-5'-thioadenosine phosphorylase, with product MSDQATAAEDLGADIGIIGGSGFYEFLDSPRKIAVETPFGPPSADLAVGDVNGRTVAFLPRHGERHQHPPHLVNYRANLWALRSVGVRQVLAPCAVGSLKPELEPGVFVVPDQVVDRTWGRRQTVYDVEGEVVHVPFADPYCPRGRQVVLDDAGAAAGPVVDGGTLVVIQGPRFSSRAESQWHAAAGWSVVGMTGMPEAAIARELAMCFTTVAMVTDHDAGVEAGEHVTHAEVMKIFAGNIDRLKALLLQVIDDLPEPESDAEASCTCRRVLDGMSLPFELP from the coding sequence ATGAGCGATCAGGCCACGGCTGCGGAGGACCTCGGTGCCGACATCGGCATCATCGGTGGATCGGGGTTCTACGAATTCCTCGACTCACCCCGCAAGATCGCCGTCGAGACGCCCTTCGGACCACCCTCGGCCGACCTCGCCGTCGGTGACGTGAACGGCCGCACGGTCGCCTTCCTGCCCCGGCACGGTGAGCGTCACCAGCACCCGCCGCACCTGGTCAACTACCGCGCGAATCTGTGGGCCCTGCGGTCGGTCGGGGTACGCCAGGTGCTGGCGCCCTGTGCTGTCGGGTCGCTGAAGCCGGAGCTGGAACCGGGGGTGTTCGTCGTCCCCGACCAGGTGGTCGACCGGACCTGGGGTCGCCGGCAGACCGTCTACGACGTCGAGGGCGAGGTGGTCCACGTACCGTTCGCCGATCCGTACTGTCCGCGGGGCCGGCAGGTGGTCCTGGACGATGCCGGCGCCGCCGCCGGGCCGGTGGTCGACGGCGGCACCCTGGTGGTGATCCAGGGGCCGCGGTTCTCCAGCCGGGCCGAATCGCAGTGGCATGCCGCGGCCGGCTGGTCGGTGGTCGGGATGACCGGGATGCCGGAGGCGGCGATCGCCCGGGAGCTGGCGATGTGCTTCACCACGGTGGCCATGGTGACCGACCACGATGCCGGGGTGGAGGCAGGCGAACATGTCACCCATGCCGAGGTGATGAAGATCTTCGCCGGGAACATCGACCGGTTGAAGGCGCTGTTGCTGCAGGTGATCGACGATCTGCCGGAACCGGAATCCGATGCCGAGGCCTCCTGCACCTGCCGTCGGGTGCTGGACGGGATGAGCCTGCCGTTCGAGCTGCCCTGA
- a CDS encoding aminoacyl-tRNA deacylase — MTSNADDRPAGKIQPGELRVRQALQDLGLDYRRTEHGRVGSLAEAAAARGIEPRQLIKTLVVRRAADDYLFVLVPGDREISWPKLRHHLGVNRISMPDAATALEVTGYERGTITPLGSVQALPVFADERIDGTISLGAGAHGVGVSVDSGALFSALGAERADLSIPLEA; from the coding sequence GTGACCTCGAATGCCGACGACCGGCCAGCAGGAAAGATCCAGCCCGGCGAGTTGCGGGTACGGCAGGCGCTGCAGGATCTGGGGCTGGACTACCGCCGGACCGAGCACGGGCGGGTCGGGTCGCTGGCCGAGGCAGCTGCCGCACGGGGGATCGAACCCCGACAGTTGATCAAGACCCTGGTGGTACGCCGGGCTGCCGACGACTACCTCTTCGTCCTGGTGCCGGGTGATCGGGAGATCTCCTGGCCGAAGTTGCGGCACCACCTGGGGGTGAATCGGATCTCCATGCCCGATGCGGCAACCGCCTTGGAAGTGACCGGGTACGAACGCGGCACCATCACCCCGTTGGGGTCGGTGCAGGCACTGCCGGTGTTCGCCGATGAACGGATCGACGGCACGATCTCGCTGGGTGCCGGTGCCCATGGTGTCGGGGTGAGCGTCGATTCCGGCGCACTGTTCTCGGCCCTGGGCGCCGAACGGGCCGACCTGTCGATTCCGCTGGAGGCCTGA
- the phoA gene encoding alkaline phosphatase: MRKIAAPVAMAAAGFLFIGGGVAVADIADPFGANRLTGDKTTQVIAEAKEGPAKNVILLIGDGMGDQEITQARNYEVGAGGTLPGIDALPLTGQMTTYSVTAEGDADYVPDSAATGTGWATGQKTYDNAVSVDHQGNPLKSILKYAKDKGLKTGNVTTSEVQDATPAVLAASVKQRACYSPSRVEQCGDDALDKGGAGSISEQHISTRADLTMGGGAEYFDDEILAGEYEGQTVLESAEAEGFNVINTADELEALTVADQEAPVLGLFEPKNMVREWAETVAPVGGYYADDAVTCQPNPEVPSTSPDLAAMTSKSLELLENDKGFFLQVEGASIDKADHARDACGQIGETIAFDKAVQEALAFAEADGETLVIVTADHSHNAQLTEGPDDNVPSIRLLTNEGSEMGIVYPSGGHSGTQIRVAAYGPGAANVTGLIDQTDLFGIMSRGLQLDTDAPDDEPTTAPTESPSSEPSETPTGEPTESPSGDPTETPSGDPTETPSGEPTETPTGEPSGTPGGEPTGSPSTDGDGAGGGTDGGSGADTDPAPNAPRGGLAETGGPAAIAAIAAGIALLGGSAALWKQRRSGH, from the coding sequence ATGCGGAAGATTGCCGCACCGGTCGCGATGGCAGCGGCCGGCTTCTTGTTCATCGGCGGTGGTGTCGCAGTGGCCGACATCGCCGACCCCTTCGGCGCGAACCGTCTCACGGGCGACAAGACCACCCAGGTCATCGCCGAGGCCAAGGAAGGCCCGGCGAAGAACGTGATCCTGCTGATCGGCGACGGCATGGGCGATCAGGAGATCACCCAGGCCCGCAACTACGAGGTCGGCGCCGGCGGCACCCTGCCCGGCATCGACGCCCTGCCCCTGACCGGCCAGATGACCACCTACAGCGTGACGGCGGAGGGCGACGCCGACTACGTACCCGACTCCGCCGCCACCGGCACCGGCTGGGCCACCGGCCAGAAGACCTACGACAACGCCGTATCGGTCGACCACCAGGGCAACCCGCTGAAGTCCATCCTGAAGTATGCCAAGGACAAGGGCCTGAAGACCGGCAATGTCACCACCTCCGAGGTGCAGGACGCGACTCCGGCCGTACTCGCGGCCAGCGTGAAGCAACGCGCCTGCTACTCCCCCTCGCGGGTGGAGCAATGTGGCGACGACGCACTGGACAAGGGCGGCGCCGGCTCCATCTCCGAACAGCACATCAGCACCCGGGCCGACCTCACCATGGGCGGCGGCGCCGAGTACTTCGACGACGAGATCCTGGCCGGGGAGTACGAAGGCCAGACCGTGCTGGAGAGCGCCGAGGCCGAGGGCTTCAACGTGATCAACACCGCCGATGAGCTCGAGGCGTTGACCGTGGCCGACCAGGAGGCACCGGTGCTCGGCCTCTTCGAGCCGAAGAACATGGTCCGCGAGTGGGCCGAGACGGTGGCTCCGGTGGGCGGCTACTACGCCGACGATGCCGTGACCTGCCAGCCGAACCCGGAGGTTCCCTCGACCTCCCCCGATCTGGCGGCGATGACCAGCAAGAGCCTGGAACTGCTGGAGAACGACAAGGGCTTCTTCCTGCAGGTCGAGGGAGCCTCGATCGACAAGGCCGACCATGCCCGGGACGCCTGCGGGCAGATCGGTGAGACGATCGCCTTCGACAAGGCCGTGCAGGAGGCGCTGGCCTTCGCCGAGGCCGACGGCGAGACGCTGGTGATCGTGACTGCCGACCATTCGCACAATGCGCAGCTCACCGAGGGACCCGATGACAACGTCCCGTCGATCCGGCTGTTGACGAACGAGGGCTCGGAGATGGGGATCGTCTACCCCTCGGGCGGACACTCCGGTACGCAGATCCGGGTCGCCGCCTACGGTCCCGGGGCGGCCAATGTGACCGGCCTGATCGATCAGACCGATCTGTTCGGCATCATGAGCCGCGGTCTGCAGTTGGACACCGACGCCCCCGACGACGAACCGACGACGGCACCCACCGAATCGCCGTCGAGCGAGCCGAGTGAGACCCCCACCGGCGAGCCGACCGAATCCCCCTCGGGTGATCCCACCGAAACACCTTCGGGTGATCCCACCGAAACGCCTTCGGGTGAGCCCACCGAAACGCCCACCGGCGAGCCGAGTGGAACACCCGGTGGCGAACCCACCGGTTCCCCCTCGACCGACGGCGACGGGGCAGGTGGCGGGACGGACGGCGGCTCCGGTGCGGACACCGATCCGGCTCCGAATGCTCCGCGAGGAGGGCTTGCCGAGACCGGTGGCCCCGCCGCGATCGCCGCGATCGCTGCCGGCATCGCCCTGCTGGGAGGCAGCGCCGCCCTGTGGAAGCAACGCCGGAGCGGTCACTGA
- a CDS encoding carbohydrate ABC transporter permease, producing MSSRRAARAESLTAYTLLAPSLVGVCLFLLLPVLVVFWLSLNRWDLLRPMQFVGLENWTSVLGDSSFGHTLLVTLAFVAMVIPLQTALGLLMAVLLTKGLPGSAVFRVIYVIPWVCAPLALGIVWQWIFAPFDGALNTILGVNIAWLSNPDLALPAVAAVSIWSQVGYVALFFMAGLSGIPKQVVEAAEVDGASPWQTFWQIKIPLLAPTFFFVLVTGIIASFQAFDTIWALTPNGGPQGATDVIATRIYLEAFRGAFDLGRASVMAVILFAILVVVTVVQQRWFSKRVTYDLS from the coding sequence ATGTCATCGCGACGTGCAGCGCGAGCGGAAAGCCTGACGGCCTACACGCTGCTGGCCCCCAGCCTGGTCGGGGTCTGCCTCTTCCTGCTGCTGCCGGTACTCGTGGTCTTCTGGCTGTCGTTGAACCGGTGGGACCTGTTGCGGCCGATGCAGTTCGTCGGCCTGGAGAACTGGACCTCGGTGCTCGGTGATTCCAGCTTCGGCCACACGCTGCTGGTCACCCTCGCCTTCGTCGCGATGGTGATCCCCTTGCAGACCGCCCTCGGCCTGCTGATGGCGGTCCTGCTCACCAAGGGACTGCCCGGCAGCGCCGTGTTCCGGGTGATCTACGTGATCCCGTGGGTGTGCGCGCCACTGGCCCTCGGCATCGTCTGGCAATGGATCTTCGCACCGTTCGACGGCGCCCTGAACACCATCCTCGGGGTGAACATCGCCTGGCTCAGCAATCCCGATCTGGCACTGCCGGCGGTGGCCGCGGTCTCGATCTGGTCGCAGGTGGGCTACGTCGCCCTGTTCTTCATGGCCGGCCTGTCCGGCATCCCGAAGCAGGTCGTCGAGGCCGCCGAGGTCGACGGTGCGAGCCCGTGGCAGACCTTCTGGCAGATCAAGATCCCGCTGCTGGCGCCGACCTTCTTCTTCGTCCTGGTCACCGGCATCATCGCCTCCTTCCAGGCCTTCGACACGATCTGGGCGCTGACCCCGAACGGCGGCCCGCAGGGGGCGACCGATGTGATCGCCACCCGGATCTACCTCGAGGCCTTCCGCGGCGCCTTCGACCTCGGCCGCGCCTCGGTGATGGCCGTCATCCTGTTCGCGATCCTGGTCGTGGTGACCGTGGTCCAGCAGCGCTGGTTCTCCAAGCGGGTGACCTATGACCTCTCCTGA
- a CDS encoding carbohydrate ABC transporter permease, with product MTSPEPSAAGLRTRRTRRNPLAAAGVYLLLIIGAVITLGPFVLSLNTSLKSARQFATNPPLSPAVPPTLENYVQLLGRDFVTPLAVTAQMTLVLLVGQLFFSILAAYAFARMRFPGRELLFWLYLATLMVPQVVTVIPLYTMFSEIGLRNTFWGLVLPYVFGSPYAVFLLREYFRGIPQDIVDAARIDGASTWRIIWQIVVPLARPIISTLAIITVVSQWNTFLWPFIITTGPTWQTITVATDALRGQYNANWTLVMAATTIAMAPLLVIFTLFQRRIIDSIQLTGLK from the coding sequence ATGACCTCTCCTGAGCCCAGTGCGGCAGGTCTGCGTACCCGGCGTACCCGGCGCAACCCGCTCGCGGCGGCCGGGGTCTATCTGCTGTTGATCATCGGCGCGGTGATCACGCTCGGCCCGTTCGTGCTCAGCCTGAACACCTCCTTGAAGTCGGCGCGGCAGTTCGCCACCAATCCCCCGCTGAGCCCGGCCGTACCGCCGACCCTGGAGAACTACGTCCAACTGCTCGGACGTGATTTCGTCACCCCGTTGGCGGTCACCGCGCAGATGACCCTGGTGCTCTTGGTCGGGCAGTTGTTCTTCTCGATCCTCGCCGCCTACGCCTTCGCCCGGATGCGATTCCCCGGCCGGGAACTGCTGTTCTGGTTGTACCTGGCCACGCTGATGGTGCCACAGGTGGTGACGGTGATCCCGCTGTACACCATGTTCTCCGAGATCGGTCTGCGCAACACTTTCTGGGGTCTGGTGCTGCCCTACGTCTTCGGTTCGCCGTATGCGGTCTTCCTGCTGCGCGAGTACTTCCGCGGCATTCCCCAAGACATCGTCGACGCCGCCCGGATCGACGGTGCGAGCACCTGGCGGATCATCTGGCAGATCGTCGTGCCGCTGGCCCGGCCGATCATCTCCACCCTGGCGATCATCACCGTGGTCAGCCAGTGGAACACCTTCCTCTGGCCGTTCATCATCACCACCGGCCCGACCTGGCAGACGATCACCGTGGCCACCGATGCATTGCGCGGGCAGTACAACGCCAACTGGACCCTGGTGATGGCTGCCACCACGATCGCGATGGCCCCGCTGCTGGTGATCTTCACCCTCTTCCAGCGCCGGATCATCGATTCCATCCAACTCACAGGTCTGAAGTAG